In one window of Lepus europaeus isolate LE1 chromosome 14, mLepTim1.pri, whole genome shotgun sequence DNA:
- the LOC133773540 gene encoding putative uncharacterized protein FLJ46204, with the protein MAASLSGSERMQVLLGILEAQMHTRTHTHVHTPARDTHTHIHTRPGIHTHTYPGLGYTHTHTPRPRIHTHTHTPRPRIHTHTHPGPGYTHTYTHTPARDTHTRTHPGPGYTHTHTPGPGYTHTHTHPARDTHTHTHTLAQDIHTHTHIHTPARDTHTHIYTRPGIHTQTHIHTPARDTHTHTHTPAQDTHTHTHPGPGYTHTHTPWPRIHTHTHPGPGYTHTPRPGIHTHTHPGPGYTHTHPGPGYTHIHTHPGPGYTHTHTGPGYTYTRTHPGPGYTPTPTHTPWPRIYTHIHTHTPWLRIHTHIHTLVWDAHTTHTPRPGIYNTRTYTHPGL; encoded by the coding sequence ATGGCGGCTTCCTTGTCAGGAAGTGAGCGTATGCAGGTGCTCCTTGGTATCCTTGAGGCACAAatgcatacacgcacacacacacacgtacacaccccGGCccgggatacacacacacacatacacacccggcccgggatacacacacatacataccccggcctgggatacacacacacacacacaccccggcccaggatacacacacacacacacacaccccggcccaggatacacacacacacacaccctggcccaggatacacacacacatacacacacaccccggcacgggatacacacacacgtacacaccccGGCccgggatacacacacacacacacacccggcccgggatacacacacacacatacacacccggcccgggatacacacacacatacacacaccctggCCCaggatatacacacacatacacacatacacaccccggcccgggatacacacacacacatatacacccgGCCCgggatacacacacaaacacacatacacaccccggcccgggatacacacacacacacacacaccccggcccaggacacacacacacacacacaccctggcccaggatacacacatacacacacaccctggcccaggatacacacacacacacaccctggcccgggatacacacacacaccccggcccgggatacacacacacacacaccctggcccgggatacacacacacacaccctggcccaggatacacacacatacacacacaccctggcccgggatacacacacacacacactggcccgGGATACACATACACCCGTACACACCCTGGCCCGGgatacacacccacacccacacacacaccctggcccaggatatacacacacatacacacacacacaccctggctcaggatacacacacacatacacaccctggTCTGggatgcacacaccacacacacaccccggcccGGAATATACAACACACGTACATACACCCACCCCGGCCtttga